AATGGGGCATAGTATGTCCCGTCTCAGACCAGAAACATCTATGAAAAAAAAGGATTTCATGCCTACCAAGAAAACCGACTCAGCATTGTAAGGATTGCGTATTTCCTAATGGTGACTTGAAATCCCGCCTCTTGTGTACCCTTGACACTCGCGAAGCTAGGGAGAAAGTTCGGGAGGGAAATGATAAAATATGCAAACCTGAGAGGGCCAAATACTAAATTTATCCTATTCTAAACTTTCTAAAAAAGTCCTTCACACTTTTGCTGGGGTGGttatgtgtgtgtggggggggggggggggggagggagcacATCTAGCTCCGCCACCGACCACGTGGATTCAAACCCTTGCATCACTCCTTGATATTCTAAAGGTAATAACGGATCGGTAACATTGAGTATGTCCGCTTTGCGTGAAAAAAGTAAAACCGTCGTATTTTCATTGAGAAAATGCCAAACTTAGAGAGACTTCCCTACCATACTTGTAGAGTTCAACCCAGACATTTTGCATTTGTGAATGGAAGGAAAAAACATGAACCACAGATATGGCTATTCCGAACTTCAATAGGCGCTCCAAAGTTTCCAATCCTTTTCACGCATCTAGCTCCGCCACCGACCACGTGGGTTCAAACCCTTGCATCACTCCTTGATATTCTAAAGGTAATAACGGATCGGTAACATTGAGTATGTCCGCTTTGCGTGAAAAAAGTAAAACCGTCGTATTTTCATCGAGAAAATGCCAAACTTAGAGAGACTTCCCTACCATACTTGTAGAGTTCAACCCAGACATTTTGCATTTGTGAATGGAAGGAAAAAACATAAACCACAGATATGGCTATTCCGAACTTCAATAGGCGCTCCAAAGTTTCCAATCCTTTTACATGTACACCACGATCCGATTTCAAAATAAATATCGCATATCACCTGATCATGCGACGGACGGAGACTAGTCACCCGCTGTCCATGATCCGTAGCCTGGAAGGCCCAGGCTGAAACTCCCTGATCCTCCTCCCAGCATCCCGCCCGGGCGTCCGCGCCACCCGCACCCGTGCGAGCAATGCGCGTGCGGCGGCCGCCGCTGTCGCCTCCTTCCTCTCGGCCGCCGCTGCGGATTCCTTGGCCGTCTCTGGCTCCGAAGAAGGCGCCGCCGCCTTGGCCCGGGCCGCCGTCAGGCGGTGCAGCCTGCACCGGAACGAGCCCGGGTGCGTCGTCGGCGCGCACAGGCAGTACCTGGCCGGCTTGGCGGCCTTGGGCTTGgggcacgagggagaggaggaggtcaCGGCGGCCATGGGAGCTGTTAACCGGGGTAACAAGtaactagtactccctctgtaaactaatactccctccgtacctaaatacttgttgttgggaACACTAGTCTAGTTCTCTCCAACTACAAATATTATGATACAAAGGAAATATAAGAATGTTTAGATTATTAaaatagtgttctaaatgcttttatattactttacggagggagtagtagggaGACGTTTGATGATCGTTTTCGTTTGACGATGCGCGGATGTGATGTTTATCTCGGCGCATCAGTCACTAgtgtgcgtgcatgcatgcatgcatggtgtgATCGCCTTTGTTGCGGAGCGCAACTGCCTCCTTGTTTGGAGGCGTGCAAGGGCGAGAGGGTGAGAAATGGGCACCGGAGATCCTACAAACATGGCGCCTCGTTTATCCAAACCGATGGATGGGAACCGATCAAAATGGCCATGTGCAAAATACAAAAGGCTGGGAGCACGTATCTTGCACATATGGGCTAGTTCTTTTCACAAGGGATTCTATCGAATCTAGATTCCGGAAAATTCTTCCACAATCCGCTTCTTCCAGAATCTGTCGTCAAGTTCTTTTTAAAAATTGTAGTTTTAGATTATAGAAAATGTTGTGTGTTGAAATGTTTGTACTATCCTTAGACAGAAAATATTTAATTATTTGTTAACACTTTATTGTTACCAAATGTTCTTTCGATGACATTTCGCAAAGAAGAATGTTGATGGTTGAATGTCTCATATCTCTCAACTGATGGGTGTTGTTGAAAATCTGATACATGGTATCGTTTCCTTTTATATGGTGCTAGGTAACTAATCCTGTTTGGATATTTGGAAATGAAAAAGATAATATTTAGCTATAGTAGGACATCAACATATAAATTTTTACAACATACTTCctccttttcggtttatagggctcattttaaaattttcatattttaattaTATAAGGCTCATTTTGAGTCCAACTGAGTTAAAGTGATTTGAGTCACATGCCAAATTTAATTCATAAAGTTTAAAGAAAGGAAATGAGTGGAtatgcatgcatcgttttctatatccatcatgcaagtccaatgagaaAGAGAATGCTACATTTATTGCTTCCGCGACTCCTAGGGttcctgcagccgccgccgccggcgatggcctcccccgccgccgccggccgtccccgccccctcccccctcctccccctccccctcccggaTCCACCCCGGGCCGCCTCCtcgggaggtggccggggcggcgCGAGCTCCGCCCCTCTTCGGCCTCcatcctcctccttcccttcctaccGCCGCCGACGGCCGCCCCCGGCGCTTGGCCGGGTGGTGTTGGCGGCGGCCGGAATGCCTATCCCCGCGCGCGCCTCCTGGCCCGGGATATGGGGGCGGCGGTGGTGCTCCTCGGCTCGACGATGGTCCGGCGACCCGACAGCAGTGGCCGGCGACGCGTGAGATGGTGGCGTTGCCCCTTGGCGATGAGACGGCGTGGTGACGCAGGTTGGCCGGTGGCGCGTCCCCGGCCCAGATGTATGCCTGGGTCCTAGCGGGCCGGTTCCCGGCGTGGCTTCATCGTCGTCTGTGTGGTGAGGAGGAGCAGCTCGGATGTGGGGCGGCGACGCCGAAGGCGCGCCTGCTGCAGCGTGATGGCGGGAGCTTTACGGACGTGGAGAGCCCGACCGGGCCTGTGGGCCCACGGGCCTGGTATGCTCCTGCTATTGTGCCCGGTCGGCTGTCGTCGTCGACGGTGGAGGTTGTACCCTCCCGCGTGCCGACGGTGTTGTGGCCCTAGTCCCGGCTCCTATTCCCCGATGTGCAGGCCTCACTTCATGGTGCCGTGGTGAGATGGCGTGGAGGCTTCATGACCGCGGTGGCGCAAGATGGTGGTCGCTTTGGTGGCAGGCTCTGGAGCATCCGAGGTGAAGGTTGGGATCGagggaaacccctgtcggcctGGCCGACACCGATGCGGCGACGCTTGTGGGTGCCGTCGGACCTTCCTGGAGGGCGTCGGGGGGCGACCCTTCCTCTTGCCTCGTCAAgtaccgggggaaacccttgacggcagcgtcgtcatcgtcgcagtccttcttggaggtgttgattgataccggtgctttggagccttggagcttggtgggagatctTCGGTGGGCGCAGTGGTCGTGAAGCTTCTTCGTTTTCGTTGATCCGCCGTTGTCGGCATTTTTTCTCTTGTTGTTTCTCTTTCGTTTCTTTTGGGTGTGATTGTGCTGCTTCCGCCCCAGCACCTGCTGTTGACTGTAtcggttggttgctttgtaatacaaagcgggaGGAAACCCTTTTTCTGCGTAATTGAATATGTGAGATATATTTTATTGGCTAGTTAAAATTAGTGTCATCAACTTACATTTCATCTTGGTTGAtgtgatttcagatttgagccctataaaccgaaaaggagAGAATACCATCTTGAATATAACAAAAATGAAACTCCATGGGCACTAGCACCCATGGTTTTATTGATATAGAAGAAGCATCCCTCATGAGAAACCAGAAATTCGTCCCCGACGTGGATCGAACCCTGGTTGCTGGAGACGCCACTGCGCTCCCTTGCCACTAGGCTACAGCCTAGTTCTCCATCTTGAatataacaatatgaacatatgagAGAGTTTAACTATGGAGGGTTGTGAAAAGTGATCATAACAAACTATGACATCGCTCCATACATGTGTCTCATGATCAGATCCGGGCCACCTGAAAACAAAAAATATGAACCTCATATCCAAATCACACACTGCCATAACATTTTCACTTGTGTAACCTTTTCTATTCCTGTGTTGGGGCTCCTACTCCTTGGGCACACTCACCTTAATGTGTTTTCCCATCAATGGCTCCAATATCATGTTCAAAATGAGGCCAAAACTTTGTTTTTCTAAGTTCTGGATGCGTCTCAGAAA
This genomic stretch from Hordeum vulgare subsp. vulgare chromosome 6H, MorexV3_pseudomolecules_assembly, whole genome shotgun sequence harbors:
- the LOC123405982 gene encoding uncharacterized protein LOC123405982; protein product: MAAVTSSSPSCPKPKAAKPARYCLCAPTTHPGSFRCRLHRLTAARAKAAAPSSEPETAKESAAAAERKEATAAAAARALLARVRVARTPGRDAGRRIREFQPGPSRLRIMDSG